A window of the Candidatus Omnitrophota bacterium genome harbors these coding sequences:
- a CDS encoding segregation/condensation protein A: MENTPEQTAAPTPQTTSETAQESATDAVDAENAPESAVVRLPVSAPGFSGPLELLVHLISKHEFDVCSISISAITQEYLDIINNWENKDLDLAGEYLVLAAALIRYKARALIPREETEPEEEEISDQVLEQRRREYERFRELANRLRQREEENADYFPRVGPSPEGPAQVVEYTEVSVYDLFRTFQKILEDIGTEESHLVAGETYSVDEKILEIEALIAHNSRIVLSDYLITLNSKLEIIVVFLALLEMIRLREIRAMQESTHGEIFLEKGEKKIPLMDEDELDDETKDENGEDEL; encoded by the coding sequence ATGGAGAATACGCCCGAACAAACAGCCGCCCCTACGCCGCAGACAACATCCGAGACGGCCCAGGAATCGGCGACCGATGCAGTGGATGCGGAAAATGCGCCGGAATCCGCCGTTGTCCGGCTGCCCGTTTCTGCTCCCGGCTTCTCCGGTCCGTTGGAACTGCTTGTCCATCTCATCTCCAAGCATGAGTTCGACGTTTGTTCCATCTCTATATCTGCCATTACTCAGGAATACCTTGATATCATCAATAACTGGGAGAATAAAGACCTCGATCTTGCGGGGGAATATCTGGTTCTAGCAGCTGCCCTGATCCGTTATAAAGCGCGGGCTTTGATTCCTCGCGAGGAAACGGAGCCGGAAGAAGAAGAAATTTCCGATCAAGTTCTGGAACAACGGCGGCGTGAATACGAACGCTTCCGGGAACTGGCCAATCGGCTGCGGCAGCGGGAAGAGGAAAACGCCGATTATTTCCCGCGAGTAGGCCCCTCGCCGGAAGGTCCGGCGCAGGTGGTTGAATATACCGAGGTCAGCGTTTACGATTTATTCCGCACTTTCCAGAAAATCCTGGAAGATATCGGAACGGAAGAATCTCATCTCGTCGCGGGCGAAACCTACTCCGTAGACGAAAAAATCCTGGAAATCGAAGCATTGATCGCCCATAATAGCCGCATCGTTCTTTCGGATTATTTAATAACGCTGAATTCGAAACTGGAAATTATCGTCGTCTTCCTCGCCCTGTTGGAAATGATTCGTTTGAGAGAAATACGGGCGATGCAGGAAAGCACCCACGGTGAAATTTTCTTGGAAAAAGGCGAAAAGAAAATCCCTCTTATGGATGAAGACGAATTGGATGACGAAACGAAGGACGAAAACGGCGAAGACGAGTTATAA
- the scpB gene encoding SMC-Scp complex subunit ScpB, whose protein sequence is MEQENLIGAVEALIFVSGDPVPLKRLAELLEKEETEIKGAVDALSERYAENASALQIMEVAGGFQLRTRPVYSVHINRFLERKRKTTLSGPALETLAIIAYKQPITRAEIEAIRGVGIDGVLKSLLDKRLVKVKGVKEVPGRPNLYGTTKYFLEYFGISSLKDLPPIEDISETFSSVSALDNEIEEITGDDSGAPEENLHESANVESDAEESQEENFNSPQDNEE, encoded by the coding sequence ATGGAACAAGAAAACCTCATCGGCGCCGTCGAAGCGTTGATCTTCGTTTCCGGCGATCCCGTGCCTCTGAAACGGCTGGCGGAACTGCTGGAAAAAGAAGAGACAGAGATTAAGGGAGCGGTCGACGCCTTAAGCGAACGTTATGCGGAAAACGCTTCCGCCCTGCAAATTATGGAAGTGGCGGGCGGTTTTCAATTGCGCACTCGTCCCGTTTACAGCGTTCACATCAACCGTTTTTTGGAACGCAAGCGGAAAACTACCCTCAGCGGTCCCGCGCTGGAAACCCTGGCCATCATCGCCTATAAACAACCGATCACCCGCGCTGAGATCGAAGCCATTCGCGGCGTCGGCATCGACGGCGTACTGAAATCGCTGTTGGATAAGCGGCTTGTAAAGGTAAAAGGAGTCAAAGAGGTTCCCGGACGCCCCAATCTTTACGGCACGACCAAGTATTTTTTGGAATATTTCGGCATCTCCTCGCTCAAGGACCTGCCCCCTATCGAAGACATCTCTGAAACCTTCTCCAGCGTTTCCGCTTTGGATAACGAAATCGAAGAGATTACTGGAGATGATTCCGGCGCCCCGGAAGAAAACCTCCACGAATCAGCAAATGTCGAAAGCGACGCTGAAGAATCTCAGGAGGAGAATTTCAATTCTCCGCAAGATAATGAAGAATAA
- a CDS encoding pseudouridine synthase yields MKNNPGDNQSIRLNRLLAQYGLCSRRKADEWIAAGRVSINGLVCRQLGAAVDPETQQIAVDGVLLTERPAIYYIALNKPKGVVTTRQDPQGRRTVMDLLSPEHRKAGVFPVGRLDHDSEGLLLITNDGDWSQILLHPRHIVWKKYRVQTDKPMTETIRKKFSQGVKLEEKTTLPARVSHPAKDSCSGTVFHLSIREGRNRQIRRMCAAAGLNILSLKRLSVGPIELGDLPSGAWRTLTTEETQTVFHLGD; encoded by the coding sequence ATGAAGAATAATCCCGGCGATAACCAGTCGATCCGATTGAATAGGCTTCTGGCACAATATGGCCTTTGCTCCCGCCGCAAGGCGGACGAGTGGATTGCGGCGGGGCGCGTCTCCATCAATGGACTCGTATGCCGTCAATTGGGAGCCGCCGTGGATCCGGAAACGCAGCAAATTGCGGTGGATGGCGTACTCTTAACCGAACGGCCCGCTATCTATTACATCGCTCTCAATAAACCCAAAGGCGTAGTAACCACTCGCCAGGATCCCCAAGGCCGTAGAACGGTCATGGATCTTTTATCCCCGGAACATAGAAAGGCGGGAGTTTTTCCCGTGGGGAGGTTGGATCACGATTCCGAGGGCTTGCTGCTCATAACCAACGATGGTGATTGGAGCCAGATTCTGCTTCATCCCCGCCATATCGTCTGGAAAAAATACCGGGTGCAAACCGATAAACCTATGACGGAAACCATTCGCAAAAAATTCTCCCAAGGCGTCAAACTGGAAGAAAAAACTACTTTACCCGCCCGCGTATCGCATCCTGCAAAAGATTCATGCAGCGGAACCGTTTTTCACCTCTCCATCCGCGAAGGACGCAACCGGCAAATACGCAGGATGTGCGCCGCCGCCGGATTGAATATTCTATCCCTGAAACGCCTTTCCGTGGGTCCGATTGAATTAGGAGATTTGCCATCCGGCGCCTGGAGAACGCTGACGACGGAGGAAACGCAAACCGTCTTCCATCTGGGCGATTGA